One Chitinophaga sp. H8 DNA window includes the following coding sequences:
- a CDS encoding glycoside hydrolase family 76 protein, whose translation MEKNILLFPVFLLLWIPYTKAQSQAVTNEQRAKALQEAIYKHLYNSSTQLFIQTNVPAKNHNLHADLWGLCAMIQAANEMEALDPAQAYMPPVVKAIDQYYDPAPPAPGFASYVMKERQEDRYYDDNQWIGIAYMDAYRRNKQPAYLDGGRMIYTFMMTGYDTVSGGGLYWREKDLTTKNTCSNGPGILLALQLYAATQQKGYLDTALLLYTWTNRHLQAGNGVYWDAIKPLQHRIDSATYTYNTGTMLEANVKLYRLTKEKRYLREAQRIAAGSYDHFIKTGKLGTAYWFNAVLLRGYEALYQIDKNNKYLKAMQEYADHVWEKERNEQHLVGRKPEKELLAQAGMLEIYARLARLKIQ comes from the coding sequence ATGGAAAAAAATATCTTGTTATTCCCGGTATTCCTCTTGTTGTGGATACCATACACAAAAGCACAATCCCAGGCTGTTACCAATGAACAGCGGGCAAAGGCCTTACAGGAGGCTATTTATAAGCATTTATATAATAGCAGCACACAGCTGTTTATTCAAACCAATGTGCCTGCCAAAAATCATAATCTGCATGCTGATCTTTGGGGACTATGTGCCATGATACAGGCCGCCAATGAGATGGAGGCCCTGGACCCTGCCCAGGCATATATGCCGCCTGTAGTAAAGGCGATTGACCAGTACTATGATCCTGCTCCTCCTGCACCTGGATTTGCTTCTTATGTGATGAAGGAAAGGCAGGAAGATAGGTATTACGACGATAATCAATGGATTGGTATTGCTTATATGGATGCCTACCGTCGTAATAAACAACCCGCTTACCTGGATGGCGGCAGGATGATCTACACTTTTATGATGACAGGGTATGATACTGTTTCCGGTGGTGGGCTATACTGGCGGGAAAAGGATCTTACCACCAAAAACACCTGTTCCAATGGCCCTGGTATTTTGCTGGCCCTGCAACTGTATGCAGCCACCCAACAAAAAGGGTATCTGGATACTGCACTATTACTGTATACCTGGACCAACCGGCATTTGCAGGCCGGAAACGGTGTATACTGGGATGCTATCAAACCTTTGCAACACCGGATAGATTCGGCGACGTATACCTATAACACGGGTACTATGCTGGAAGCTAATGTAAAACTGTATCGCCTAACAAAAGAAAAACGCTATCTACGGGAAGCACAGCGGATAGCAGCAGGCAGCTATGATCATTTTATCAAAACCGGTAAACTAGGTACCGCCTACTGGTTTAATGCGGTACTATTAAGAGGATATGAAGCACTATACCAGATAGATAAAAACAACAAATATCTGAAAGCCATGCAGGAGTATGCGGACCATGTATGGGAAAAGGAGCGGAATGAACAGCACCTCGTGGGACGTAAGCCGGAAAAAGAACTGCTGGCGCAGGCAGGGATGCTGGAAATATATGCCCGGCTGGCCCGGCTAAAAATACAATAG
- a CDS encoding PepSY-associated TM helix domain-containing protein gives MAANTKNKSQKKPGSRSLFYRISAWLHLWLGLISGIIVVIICITGCIWVFNEEITGLLQPETNVAPQHKAILKPSQIMAVVEKEYPGKRPGYAIYKQGKTIEVSMGGRKGGSTLHINPYSGEVISKIERKEGETSFFRWILNGHRFLWLPYQIGRPIVNYSTLICVITLISGLVLWWPKKWNKNTRQQSFKIKWGASFKRVNYDLHNVFGFYSLLLLLMIALTGMVWGIEWYSKGLYWVTAGGKPLPEFVELKSDSLQANKHYTPAQAADLAWNKVTAKHAAAKGFYIAFPDTARPKAIINIIVYPSKGQYYNNQRYAFDQHTLAELKGNKLYEESYAEASFGTKLRRMNYDIHVGSILGLPGKFLAFFASLIGATLPVTGFLVWWGKRKKKKQPAKVPIIPNAKNEVPAVAIH, from the coding sequence ATGGCTGCAAACACTAAAAACAAATCGCAAAAGAAACCCGGATCCCGTTCTCTGTTTTACCGGATATCCGCATGGTTGCATCTATGGCTGGGATTGATTTCCGGAATTATTGTAGTGATCATTTGTATCACCGGTTGTATATGGGTATTTAATGAAGAAATTACCGGCCTGCTGCAACCGGAAACAAATGTAGCACCCCAGCATAAAGCAATCCTTAAACCCTCCCAGATCATGGCGGTAGTGGAAAAGGAATACCCGGGTAAAAGGCCCGGATATGCTATATATAAGCAGGGGAAAACTATTGAAGTAAGCATGGGGGGCAGAAAAGGTGGCTCTACGCTGCATATAAATCCGTACTCAGGTGAAGTGATCAGTAAGATAGAACGTAAGGAAGGAGAGACCAGTTTTTTCAGATGGATATTAAACGGCCACCGTTTCCTTTGGCTGCCTTATCAGATTGGCCGGCCTATTGTTAACTACAGTACCCTGATTTGTGTGATTACATTGATCAGCGGACTAGTGCTGTGGTGGCCCAAAAAGTGGAACAAAAACACCCGGCAGCAAAGCTTTAAGATTAAATGGGGCGCCAGCTTCAAGCGTGTGAATTATGACCTGCATAATGTGTTCGGGTTCTATAGTTTACTGTTGCTGCTGATGATTGCCTTAACAGGTATGGTATGGGGGATTGAATGGTATAGCAAAGGACTTTACTGGGTTACAGCAGGAGGAAAGCCATTGCCGGAATTTGTAGAACTGAAATCGGATTCCCTGCAGGCCAATAAACATTACACACCTGCCCAGGCAGCCGATCTTGCATGGAACAAGGTAACTGCCAAACATGCTGCTGCCAAAGGTTTTTATATCGCGTTCCCGGATACGGCACGTCCCAAAGCCATCATCAATATTATTGTTTATCCAAGTAAAGGCCAGTATTACAATAATCAGCGCTATGCTTTTGATCAGCATACACTGGCCGAATTGAAAGGGAATAAACTATATGAAGAAAGTTATGCAGAAGCATCTTTTGGAACCAAACTCAGGCGTATGAACTATGATATACATGTGGGCAGCATTCTGGGATTGCCAGGTAAGTTCCTGGCCTTTTTTGCCAGCCTGATCGGAGCTACATTGCCAGTGACAGGTTTTTTGGTTTGGTGGGGCAAACGAAAGAAAAAGAAGCAGCCGGCCAAAGTACCTATCATCCCCAACGCAAAAAATGAAGTCCCTGCTGTAGCCATCCACTAG
- the bglX gene encoding beta-glucosidase BglX has protein sequence MKKAHVITGLWLMGLYMAALPVIAQQLPRQQFIQRLMKQMTLDEKIGQLNLLTSDMDVTGPFMKEDYKKEIASGLCGAIFNAYTPRYTRQLQEIAMKTRLKIPLLFGYDVIHGHKTIFPIPLGEACTWDMALLEKSARIAAEEASADGLHWTFSPMVDIARDPRWGRVAEGVGEDTWYGVQVAKAKVKGYQGTDLSANNTILACVKHFALYGAVEAGRDYNTVDMSRHQMFEVYMPPYKAAIDAGVATVMTAFNEVDGIPATGNRWLLTDLLRKQWGFKGFVVTDYTSMNEMIPHGVAKNEYEAGGLAMNAGVDMDMQGSIYVTQLKQLLQDKKITLQQIDAAVYRVLEAKYNLGLFSDPFRYCDTTRAQQVILSAAHLQAAREIAQRSIVLLKNEGQLLPLKKQGTIAVIGPLADSKRDMIGNWSAAGDAARAVTLLEGIKNKLGQGATVLYAPGGHITTDANLLSKAWQQPQLKQSDTANSAQMLATALEQAKKADIVVMALGESQGMTGEAASRSDISIPPGQRSLLKAIMATGKPVVLVLMNGRPLTLEWENEHVPAILETWFLGTTAGDAIADVLFGDYNPSGKITMTFSRNVGQIPIYYNYKNTGRPLDPNNKYSSKYLDVSNEPLFPFGFGLSYTRFTYSPVSLDKKQLSSTSKLRIMVKVANEGNYDGEEVVQLYIRDHQGSITRPVKELKGFKKIFLKKGESRDIVFELGAADLKFYDKELHWTTEPGSFTVFVGTNSRDVQSADFTLQ, from the coding sequence ATGAAAAAAGCGCATGTAATTACAGGATTATGGCTCATGGGATTATATATGGCTGCTTTACCCGTGATTGCCCAGCAGCTACCCCGGCAGCAATTCATTCAGCGGCTGATGAAACAGATGACACTGGATGAAAAGATTGGCCAGCTAAACCTGCTCACCAGCGATATGGATGTAACCGGTCCATTTATGAAGGAGGACTATAAAAAAGAGATAGCATCTGGTTTGTGCGGGGCCATTTTTAATGCTTATACTCCCCGTTATACGCGCCAGTTGCAGGAGATTGCCATGAAAACAAGGTTAAAAATTCCCCTGCTTTTTGGTTATGATGTGATTCATGGACACAAGACCATTTTCCCTATTCCGCTAGGAGAAGCTTGTACCTGGGATATGGCACTGCTGGAGAAGAGTGCCCGTATTGCTGCAGAGGAAGCCAGTGCGGATGGTTTACACTGGACTTTTTCCCCGATGGTGGATATTGCCAGGGATCCCCGCTGGGGCCGTGTAGCAGAAGGCGTGGGAGAAGATACCTGGTATGGTGTGCAGGTAGCCAAAGCCAAGGTGAAAGGTTATCAGGGAACGGACCTGTCTGCCAACAATACGATATTGGCCTGTGTAAAACATTTTGCACTCTATGGCGCAGTGGAAGCCGGGCGTGATTATAATACCGTAGATATGAGCCGGCACCAGATGTTTGAGGTATATATGCCTCCCTACAAAGCCGCTATTGATGCAGGAGTAGCTACGGTGATGACTGCTTTTAATGAAGTAGATGGCATACCCGCTACGGGCAACAGATGGTTGCTGACAGATTTGCTGCGTAAACAATGGGGATTCAAAGGTTTTGTGGTAACCGATTACACATCTATGAATGAAATGATTCCGCATGGGGTGGCTAAAAATGAATATGAAGCTGGCGGACTGGCAATGAATGCCGGGGTGGATATGGATATGCAGGGAAGCATATACGTTACCCAACTAAAGCAGTTGCTGCAGGATAAAAAAATAACATTGCAGCAGATAGATGCAGCAGTATACCGCGTGCTTGAGGCGAAGTATAACCTGGGGCTTTTCAGTGATCCGTTCAGGTATTGTGATACCACCAGGGCACAGCAGGTAATCCTGTCGGCGGCACATCTGCAGGCAGCAAGGGAAATAGCACAGCGCTCTATTGTATTACTGAAAAACGAAGGACAGCTATTGCCATTAAAGAAGCAGGGTACTATAGCGGTGATAGGGCCACTGGCAGATAGCAAGCGGGATATGATAGGCAACTGGTCGGCTGCCGGGGATGCAGCCAGGGCGGTGACTCTGCTGGAGGGGATCAAAAACAAATTGGGCCAGGGAGCTACTGTGTTGTACGCGCCGGGAGGACATATTACTACAGATGCCAACCTGCTGAGTAAAGCATGGCAGCAACCGCAGCTAAAGCAATCCGATACGGCGAATAGTGCGCAAATGCTGGCCACTGCATTAGAACAGGCGAAGAAAGCGGATATAGTGGTGATGGCATTGGGAGAATCTCAAGGGATGACCGGAGAAGCGGCGAGCCGGTCGGATATCAGTATTCCACCGGGGCAGCGTTCACTGCTGAAGGCAATTATGGCTACCGGAAAACCCGTGGTGCTGGTATTGATGAATGGCCGCCCCCTTACCCTGGAATGGGAAAATGAACATGTTCCCGCTATCCTGGAAACCTGGTTCCTGGGTACAACGGCAGGGGATGCTATCGCAGATGTGCTGTTTGGCGACTATAACCCTTCCGGAAAAATTACAATGACCTTTTCCCGGAACGTAGGGCAGATCCCCATTTATTATAACTATAAAAATACAGGCCGCCCATTAGATCCCAATAATAAATACTCTTCCAAATATCTGGATGTGAGCAATGAGCCGTTGTTCCCCTTTGGCTTCGGATTAAGCTATACCAGGTTTACCTATAGTCCTGTTTCTCTGGATAAAAAACAGTTGTCTTCAACAAGCAAATTACGTATAATGGTAAAGGTTGCGAATGAAGGCAACTATGACGGAGAAGAAGTGGTGCAGCTATATATCCGGGATCATCAGGGGAGCATAACCAGGCCCGTGAAAGAATTAAAAGGATTTAAGAAAATTTTCCTCAAAAAAGGAGAAAGCAGGGACATCGTTTTTGAGTTAGGCGCCGCCGACCTGAAATTTTATGACAAAGAATTGCACTGGACAACCGAGCCTGGCAGTTTTACCGTATTTGTTGGTACCAACAGCCGCGATGTGCAGTCGGCAGATTTTACTTTGCAATGA
- the hisG gene encoding ATP phosphoribosyltransferase gives MKLKIAIQKSGRLHEDSIKLLKECGIDINNGVNKLKTEATNFPLEVFFLRDDDIPQYIEDGVADIGVVGENVVLEKKKQVRVVEKLGFGKCRLSMAVPKAMDYNNVKDLHNLKIATSYPVILGDFLKNNGVTADIHEISGSVEIAPGIGLAAAICDLVSSGSTLFMNGLKEVETVLKSEAVLIANEGLQEAQQLLLQKLLFRIQAVRKAKNNKYILLNAPNNNLKEIISLLPGMKSPTVLPLAEEGWSSVHSVLNENDFWDIIESLKAAGAQGILVVPIEKMVI, from the coding sequence ATGAAACTGAAAATTGCTATTCAAAAGTCCGGGCGCCTGCACGAAGATTCCATCAAACTGTTGAAGGAATGCGGTATTGACATCAACAATGGTGTGAATAAACTGAAAACAGAAGCTACCAACTTCCCGCTGGAAGTATTTTTTCTCCGTGATGATGATATTCCGCAATACATAGAAGACGGCGTGGCTGATATTGGGGTGGTAGGCGAAAATGTAGTGTTGGAAAAAAAGAAGCAGGTGCGTGTAGTAGAAAAGCTGGGCTTTGGCAAATGCCGCTTGTCAATGGCCGTACCTAAGGCGATGGATTATAATAATGTAAAGGATCTGCATAATCTGAAGATTGCTACCAGCTACCCGGTTATTTTGGGAGATTTTTTGAAGAATAATGGTGTTACCGCAGATATTCATGAAATCAGCGGATCTGTTGAGATAGCACCAGGTATAGGATTGGCAGCGGCTATCTGTGATCTGGTAAGCAGCGGTTCTACCTTGTTCATGAATGGGTTGAAAGAAGTGGAAACGGTATTGAAGTCAGAAGCAGTATTGATTGCGAATGAAGGATTGCAGGAGGCACAGCAACTGTTGTTGCAGAAACTGTTATTCCGCATACAGGCGGTAAGAAAAGCAAAGAACAATAAATACATCTTATTAAATGCCCCTAATAATAACCTGAAAGAGATCATCAGTTTATTACCGGGTATGAAAAGCCCTACCGTACTACCATTAGCTGAAGAAGGCTGGAGTTCTGTACATTCTGTACTGAATGAAAATGATTTCTGGGATATTATTGAAAGCCTGAAGGCTGCCGGAGCACAAGGGATCCTGGTAGTACCTATTGAAAAGATGGTCATCTGA
- the hisD gene encoding histidinol dehydrogenase, giving the protein MQTIQYPDKGTWQEILRRPAMDTTALENTVTGILQDVQQNGDAAVRKYAQQFDKVALTDFIAAPAEFEAAAASLDPALKRAIQQAAENITTFHRAQQEQSKVIATMPGVECWRRAVAIDKVGLYIPGGSAPLFSTILMLGIPAAIAGCKEVILCTPSNAAGQVHPAILYAAQLVGVNKVFKIGGVQAIAAMAYGTETVPQVYKIFGPGNQYVTCAKQLINKAGVAIDMPAGPSEVAVLADDSCEPAFVAADLLSQAEHGADSQVILITTSATVITAVEKEVAAQLALLPRKELAAKALANSKLILVDNMTTATALLNTYAPEHLIVACKDDINIADSITNAGSVFLGNYTPESAGDYASGTNHTLPTNGYAKAYSGVSLDSFVKKITFQRITREGLAQIGSTIEIMAAAEGLDAHKNAVTIRLK; this is encoded by the coding sequence ATGCAAACAATTCAATATCCTGATAAAGGTACGTGGCAGGAAATACTCCGGCGTCCGGCAATGGATACTACTGCGCTGGAAAACACGGTTACCGGTATTTTGCAGGATGTACAACAAAATGGGGATGCTGCTGTACGTAAATATGCACAGCAGTTTGATAAAGTAGCACTAACGGATTTTATTGCGGCACCGGCTGAGTTTGAAGCTGCCGCAGCTTCACTGGATCCGGCTTTAAAGAGGGCTATCCAGCAGGCAGCAGAAAATATCACTACATTTCACCGTGCACAGCAGGAACAAAGTAAAGTGATTGCTACGATGCCAGGGGTAGAATGCTGGCGCCGCGCCGTGGCGATCGATAAAGTGGGATTATATATCCCTGGAGGATCAGCCCCTTTGTTTTCCACTATCCTCATGCTGGGTATTCCTGCAGCGATAGCCGGATGTAAGGAAGTGATACTATGTACTCCTTCCAATGCCGCAGGGCAGGTGCATCCCGCCATTTTATATGCCGCTCAGCTGGTAGGTGTTAATAAAGTATTTAAGATTGGAGGGGTACAGGCTATAGCAGCAATGGCCTATGGAACGGAAACGGTGCCCCAGGTATATAAGATTTTTGGGCCGGGCAATCAGTATGTTACCTGTGCCAAACAGCTGATCAATAAAGCAGGCGTAGCGATAGACATGCCGGCCGGCCCTTCTGAAGTGGCGGTATTGGCAGATGATAGCTGCGAGCCGGCTTTCGTTGCCGCCGATTTGTTATCGCAGGCAGAACATGGCGCTGATAGTCAGGTGATCCTGATTACGACCTCTGCTACGGTGATCACAGCTGTTGAAAAAGAAGTAGCTGCTCAGCTGGCACTATTGCCACGTAAGGAGCTGGCGGCAAAGGCACTGGCAAATAGCAAACTGATCCTTGTTGATAACATGACGACTGCCACAGCCCTGTTGAATACTTATGCACCGGAGCACTTAATCGTGGCGTGTAAAGATGATATTAACATCGCGGATAGTATTACTAATGCCGGCTCTGTATTCCTGGGCAATTATACGCCGGAAAGTGCGGGTGATTATGCCTCTGGTACCAATCATACACTACCCACCAATGGATATGCTAAGGCATACAGTGGTGTATCCTTGGATAGTTTTGTGAAAAAGATCACCTTTCAGCGGATTACCCGCGAAGGACTGGCACAGATAGGCAGTACTATTGAGATCATGGCAGCGGCAGAAGGGCTGGATGCGCATAAAAATGCCGTGACCATCCGATTGAAATAA
- the hisC gene encoding histidinol-phosphate transaminase, with protein MFNLDNLLRENIKRLVPYSSARDEFKGEASIYLDANENSFGSPLPVAYNRYPDPMQWKLKYKLAEIKGVPPQNIFLGNGSDEAIDVLYRAFCNPGVDNVILCPPTYGMYEVSANINDVVIRKVSLTPDFQLDFPPLQQAIDEHTKMIFICSPNNPTGNSIHREDIEMLLNNFDGIVVIDEAYINFARQKTFIQELTEYPNLVVLQTLSKAWGLAALRVGMAFASEEIINVINKVKPPYNINQAAQELALQALDNISSVNEWIREIVIERDKLAAGFAQLPQVVKVYPSDANFILVKTTDAKGIYNQLVEQGIIVRDRSKVELCAGCLRITVGTPTENIELLSAMQQLVLS; from the coding sequence ATGTTTAACTTAGATAATTTACTACGCGAAAATATTAAACGACTGGTGCCTTATTCCTCTGCCCGGGATGAATTTAAGGGAGAGGCAAGCATTTACCTGGATGCCAATGAAAATAGTTTCGGGTCTCCGTTACCGGTGGCTTATAACCGTTACCCGGATCCTATGCAGTGGAAACTAAAATATAAACTGGCTGAAATAAAGGGAGTGCCGCCGCAAAACATATTTTTAGGGAATGGCAGTGATGAAGCGATTGATGTATTGTACCGTGCCTTTTGTAATCCAGGGGTGGATAATGTGATCTTATGTCCGCCTACTTATGGCATGTATGAGGTAAGTGCCAATATCAATGATGTGGTGATCCGCAAGGTGAGCCTTACTCCTGATTTTCAGCTGGATTTCCCTCCTTTGCAGCAGGCCATTGATGAGCACACTAAAATGATCTTTATCTGCTCCCCCAATAACCCTACCGGTAATTCCATTCACCGGGAAGATATCGAGATGCTGCTGAATAATTTTGATGGCATCGTGGTTATTGATGAAGCGTATATCAACTTTGCCCGTCAGAAAACATTTATCCAGGAATTAACAGAGTATCCTAACCTGGTAGTATTACAAACCCTGTCAAAAGCCTGGGGATTAGCCGCCCTGCGTGTAGGGATGGCATTTGCCAGCGAAGAGATTATTAATGTTATCAATAAGGTAAAACCACCTTACAACATTAATCAGGCCGCCCAGGAACTGGCCTTGCAGGCACTGGATAATATCAGCAGTGTAAATGAATGGATCCGGGAAATTGTGATTGAAAGAGATAAACTGGCTGCCGGATTTGCGCAATTGCCACAGGTAGTAAAAGTATATCCCAGTGATGCGAACTTCATCCTGGTGAAAACCACGGATGCCAAAGGAATATACAATCAACTGGTGGAGCAGGGGATTATTGTACGTGACCGCTCCAAAGTAGAGCTGTGCGCAGGATGCCTGCGTATAACGGTAGGCACACCAACCGAAAATATCGAATTGCTGTCAGCAATGCAACAATTGGTATTATCTTAA
- the hisB gene encoding bifunctional histidinol-phosphatase/imidazoleglycerol-phosphate dehydratase HisB, with amino-acid sequence MKRVLFIDRDGTLIKEVPPTYQIDSLEKVEFYPKAFTYMAKIAAELDYELVMVTNQDGLGTAAFPEDTFWPAQEFIIRAFENEGVVFKEVFIDRSFPADNAPTRKPGTGMLTKYFSPDYDLANSFVIGDRITDVQLAKNLGAKAIWINEGTGLGNTEIKDDAAALRPVIALESTDWAKIYEFLKLGLRTVTHTRKTKETDIVVSLNLDGTGKADIDTGLGFFDHMLDQIARHGGIDLTIKAKGDLHIDEHHTIEDVGITLGEAMALGLADKRGMERYGFCLPMDDCLAQAAIDFGGRNWIVWEATFNREKIGEMPTEMFYHFFKSFSDAAKCNLNIQATGQNEHHKIEAIFKVFAKAIKMAVRRDPMHMQLPSTKGVL; translated from the coding sequence ATGAAGCGTGTTCTCTTTATAGATCGTGATGGTACCCTGATTAAAGAAGTACCTCCTACTTATCAGATTGATAGCCTGGAAAAAGTAGAATTTTATCCGAAAGCTTTTACCTATATGGCTAAAATAGCTGCGGAACTTGATTACGAACTGGTGATGGTAACCAACCAGGATGGGTTGGGTACTGCTGCTTTTCCGGAAGATACTTTCTGGCCGGCACAGGAATTCATAATCAGGGCGTTTGAGAATGAGGGCGTGGTTTTTAAAGAGGTATTCATCGACCGTAGCTTTCCTGCTGATAATGCGCCTACGCGCAAACCAGGTACAGGGATGCTAACAAAGTACTTCTCTCCCGATTATGACCTCGCCAATTCTTTTGTAATAGGGGACCGTATTACAGATGTGCAGCTGGCTAAGAACCTGGGTGCAAAAGCAATATGGATCAATGAAGGTACAGGATTGGGAAATACAGAAATAAAAGATGACGCTGCGGCGCTCCGGCCGGTAATTGCGCTGGAGTCTACCGACTGGGCCAAAATATATGAATTCCTGAAGCTGGGATTGCGTACGGTAACACATACACGCAAAACGAAGGAAACGGATATTGTTGTATCACTGAACCTGGATGGTACCGGCAAGGCGGATATTGATACCGGTCTTGGTTTTTTTGATCATATGCTGGATCAGATTGCCCGTCATGGGGGTATTGATCTGACGATCAAAGCTAAGGGAGATCTGCATATTGATGAGCATCATACTATAGAAGATGTGGGTATTACACTGGGCGAAGCAATGGCTTTGGGGCTGGCAGATAAGAGAGGTATGGAACGCTACGGTTTCTGCCTGCCTATGGATGACTGTTTGGCACAGGCTGCCATTGATTTTGGCGGACGTAACTGGATTGTTTGGGAGGCTACCTTCAACCGGGAGAAAATAGGGGAAATGCCTACAGAAATGTTTTACCATTTCTTTAAATCATTTTCCGATGCCGCCAAATGCAACCTGAATATCCAGGCTACCGGCCAGAATGAACATCATAAAATAGAAGCCATCTTCAAGGTTTTTGCCAAAGCTATTAAAATGGCGGTGCGCAGAGATCCTATGCATATGCAATTGCCCAGTACCAAAGGCGTGCTTTAA